The following proteins are encoded in a genomic region of Leucoraja erinacea ecotype New England chromosome 21, Leri_hhj_1, whole genome shotgun sequence:
- the raly gene encoding RNA-binding protein Raly: MSLKVQTSNITNKNDPRSINSRVFIGNLNTAVVKKSDVETIFGQFGKVVGCSVHKGYAFVQYTNERTARVAVAAENRRVLAGQTLDINMAGEPRPNRPKGLKRPSSALYSTSYDFAYDYFRDDFYERMHEYSSRPSLVPRAVPVKRPRVIVPVLRRGKSNLPLKLMTRSSTMAKNANKLKLKSNELQRIKVELTQIKSNIDSLLVRLEEIAKEKVSHTESRKKADEGQTEASHGDSTSETAETVTEEAFEVEEVDTVDLEQEEAAAEDDCEEEMEARHRAMAEATLE; encoded by the exons ATGTCGCTGAAAGTACAGACCAGCAACATCACCAACAAGAACGACCCACGCTCCATCAACTCCCGCGTCTTCATCGGGAACCTCAACACGGCGGTAGTGAAGAAATCTGACGTGGAGACCATCTTCGGGCAGTTCGGCAAGGTGGTGGGCTGTTCGGTACACAAGGGCTACGCCTTCGTGCAGTACACAAACGAGAGGACGGCTCGTGTCGCTGTGGCCGCAGAGAACCGGCGGGTCCTGGCTGGACAGACCCTCG ATATTAACATGGCCGGGGAGCCCAGGCCCAACAGACCCAAGGGACTGAAGCGACCCAGTTCCGCTTTGTACAG CACCAGCTACGACTTTGCTTACGATTACTTCAGGGATGATTTCTACGAAAG GATGCACGAATATTCGAGTCGACCCTCTCTGGTCCCCAGGGCTGTCCCGGTGAAACGGCCTCGTGTGATTGTCCCCGTGCTCCGTCGAGGGAAGTCCAACCTCCCGCTGAAGCTGATGACCCGTTCCAGCACAATGGCAAAGAACGCTAACAAGTTAAAAC TGAAATCCAATGAGCTACAGCGGATCAAAGTCGAGCTGACACAGATCAAGTCCAACATTGACTCGTTACTGGTGAGACTGGAGGAGATCGCGAAGGAGAAAGTCAGTCACACAG AGTCGAGGAAGAAGGCAGATGAAGGACAGACTGAGGCGTCTCACGGAGATTCTACTTCAGAAACTGCAGAGACAGTCACGGAGGAGGCATTTGAGGTGGAGGAGGTGGACACTGTCGATCTGGAGCAGGAAGAGGCAGCGGCAGAGGATGATTGCGAGGAGGAGATG GAGGCTCGTCACAGAGCAATGGCAGAGGCAACGTTAGAATAG